One Leishmania infantum JPCM5 genome chromosome 17 DNA window includes the following coding sequences:
- a CDS encoding putative translation initiation factor has product MTDVNFGRHIIIDGLPNNVTPDKRDLFQRHFSRRIGELLGGEKFSLHLLTDPETALLSGAILSCVTEAQAEAALAKLNRFPFTKSAVLTTYRWSSLEEARKDDGPYVPPPMANDDDEEEAELVHNMAEDPDARPQFLIKSGVSFDCDWYWFNWEKNEPDLYRRRKISKDDPLCRWSEVDRDNKKLSSGMVCSALPVSRPLPVWSTYGSMVISQHEKGLRVWAGRSMRLHFEITMDINAFMVSPCEKYIIVQTPKDISIINLRTAKKIRTIGNLDLHSDDLWPIMRFSADDSLVVVCKTGYRPMDSTEVPEGHLNIYVSETMKLLKGRGSSGHSFAIPGLYKAEWNPVVGTQMAYVCELGPNQGWKAVVADMVVNEDGEVEQRVLNERNFLVATRLDMLWHPAGTFLCVRVASKGPTEYFLFHVAERNVPITRLSIKRGYIPTRFAWQTGGDKFAVLLKRDGVGAGLGETGVLQIFMIGKQGPKVLHEVATSATHLFWAPRGGRLAAANFDKSLLHFFVLHDNNTITDKNKLSGISATNCEWDPTGRYFAVWVSSIHEQTLAPQYRIFDYTGNEIFKKAIKPLSHFAWRPLPPTLLTQSDVKKARDMIKTLVRDYEATEMAHKAEEQERIDKERKSKEEDYIKRMKMAARYAEEKGMVQTREEQRANSKWVRYNNNRLKALPDEEHMVHEDVTEYHLVSRRQVGTGVAKK; this is encoded by the coding sequence atgacggaCGTCAACTTCGGTCGGCACATTATTATCGATGGGCTCCCTAACAATGTCACTCCCGATAAGCGCGACCTCTTCCAGCGCCACTTCTCGCGGCGCATCGGGGAGCTGCTCGGCGGTGAGAAGTTCAGCCTGCATCTCCTGACGGATCCGGAGACAGCGCTCCTATCGGGTGCAATCCTCAGCTGTGTGACAGAGGCtcaggcggaggcggcgctggcgaagctgaATCGCTTCCCCTTCACCAAGTCTGCCGTGCTCACGACGTACCGCTGGAGCTCactcgaggaggcgcgcaagGACGATGGCCCGTACGTGCCGCCGCCTATGGCGaacgacgatgacgaggaggaggcggagctggtgcaCAATATGGCTGAGGACCCGGATGCGCGTCCGCAGTTTTTGATCAAGTCTGGCGTATCCTTCGACTGCGACTGGTATTGGTTCAACTGGGAGAAGAATGAGCCGGATCtgtaccgccgccgcaagaTCAGCAAGGACGACCCGCTCTGTCGCTGGTCCGAGGTGGACCGGGACAACAAGAAACTGAGCTCCGGCATGGTGTGCAGTGCACTGCCGGTGTCAcgcccgctgccggtgtGGTCTACGTACGGCTCCATGGTGATCTCGCAGCACGAAAAGggcctgcgcgtgtgggcCGGCCGCAGCATGCGCCTCCACTTCGAGATCACGATGGACATCAACGCCTTTATGGTGTCTCCGTGCGAGAAGTACATCATTGTTCAGACGCCGAAGGACATCAGCATCATCAACCTGCGCACTGCAAAGAAGATCCGCACCATCGGAAACCTTGACCTGCACAGCGATGATCTCTGGCCTATCATGCGTTTCAGTGCTGATGATTccctggtggtggtgtgcaaGACGGGCTACCGCCCCATGGACTCGACCGAGGTGCCGGAAGGCCACCTGAACATCTACGTCTCCGAGACGATGAAGCTGCTCAAgggccgcggcagctccggCCATAGCTTCGCCATCCCTGGCCTGTACAAGGCGGAGTGGAACCCGGTGGTGGGCACGCAGATGGCGTACGTCTGCGAGCTTGGCCCGAACCAAGGCTGGAAGGCTGTTGTGGCTGACATGGTGGTGaacgaggacggcgaggtggagcagcgcgTGCTGAACGAGCGCAACTTTCTGGTGGCAACGCGACTGGACATGCTGTGGCACCCGGCAGGTACCTTTCTGTGCGTGAGGGTGGCGTCGAAGGGGCCGACGGAGTACTTCCTTTTCCACGTCGCGGAGCGCAACGTGCCCATCACTCGCCTCTCCATCAAGCGTGGCTACATCCCGACCCGCTTCGCGTGGCAGACCGGCGGTGACAAGTTTGCCGTACTCCTGAAGCGCgatggcgtcggcgccggcctTGGCGAGACCGGCGTGCTGCAGATCTTCATGATCGGCAAGCAAGGCCCCAAGGTGCTGCACGAGGTGGCCACATCGGCGACGCATCTGTTCTGGGCCCCCCGCGGCGGGCGACTGGCGGCTGCCAACTTCGACAAGTCATTGCTGCACTTCTTCGTGCTGCACGACAACAACACCATCACGGACAAGAACAAGTTGAGCGGCATCAGCGCGACGAACTGTGAGTGGGACCCGACTGGCCGCTACTTCGCCGTGTGGGTGTCGTCGATTCACGAGCAGACGCTCGCCCCACAGTACCGCATCTTCGACTACACCGGCAACGAGATATTCAAGAAGGCCATCAAGCCCCTCTCGCACTTCGCCTggcgcccgctgccgcccactCTGCTCACGCAGAGCGACgtgaagaaggcgcgcgACATGATAAAGACCCTCGTGCGCGACTACGAGGCTACCGAGATGGCGCATAAggctgaggagcaggagcgcaTCGATAAGGAGCGCAagtcgaaggaggaggactACATCAAGCGCATGAAGATGGCTGCCCGCTATGCTGAGGAGAAGGGCATGGTGCAGACGCGtgaggagcagcgcgccaaCTCGAAGTGGGTTCGCTACAATAACAACCGCCTAAAGGCACTGCCGGACGAGGAGCACATGGTTCACGAGGACGTCACGGAGTACCACCTCGTGTCGCGTCGCCAGGTCGGCACGGGTGTGGCGAAGAAGTAA